In one Arachis duranensis cultivar V14167 chromosome 9, aradu.V14167.gnm2.J7QH, whole genome shotgun sequence genomic region, the following are encoded:
- the LOC107465903 gene encoding uncharacterized protein LOC107465903 — MELEQQTPRGELPQENMGSSIMTNPKDNNGEKAPKLELKALLSSLKYAYLGDNSTYPVIINSSLSKEQEEKLIQVLKQHKDAIGWTLTDLKGISPSMCMHKILLEEDAKPSRQQQKRLNPTMNEVVEKEVLMLWQAGVIYPISDSPWMSPVQVVPKKRGVTVVPNEKNELIPTRTVTGWRMCIDYRKLNKATRKDHFPLPFMDQMLERLARHEYYYFLDSYSGYN; from the coding sequence ATGGAATTAGAGCAACAAACACCACGTGGAGAACTACCACAAGAAAACATGGGAAGTTCAATCATGACAAACCCCAAAGACAACAATGGAGAAAAGGCACCAAAACTAGAGCTGAAAGCCTTACTTTCAAGCTTGAAATATGCATATTTGGGTGACAACAGCACctacccagtgatcatcaactcAAGCTTGAGTAAGGAGCAAGAAGAGAAACTCATCCAAGTGCTAAAACAACACAAAGACGCTATAGGCTGGACACTCACAGACTTAAAGGGGATCAGCCCCTCAatgtgcatgcacaagatcttgcTTGAAGAGGATGCTAAGCCCTcaagacaacaacaaaaaagGCTGAACCCAACTATGAATGAAGTGGTCGAGAAGGAGGTGCTGATGTTATGGCAAGCTGGggtgatctaccccatctcagacagcccTTGGATGAGCCCTGTACAAGTAGTTCCAAAGAAGAGAGGGGTCACTGTTGTaccaaatgagaagaatgagctgaTACCAACAAGAACGGTGACTGGTTGGCGCATGTGCATCGATTACAGGAAGCTCAATAAAGCTACCAGGAAGGACCACTTCCCCCTACCATTCATGGACCAGATGCTTGAGAGGCTGGCCAGACATGAATACTACTATTTTCTTGACAGTTATTCGGGTTACAACTAA